The Herbaspirillum sp. RTI4 genome has a segment encoding these proteins:
- a CDS encoding GMC oxidoreductase — translation MSLRVAIVGSGPSGSTVAKILVEAGLSVDLYDVGADAKGVKSTSEKAENRSGGLIPRKALFGSQYMYRRKDSLQILTDTNVSFDTSHAKGGLSTVWGATVGPTTEKDIADWPFEIETMTRHLHSVFGKMKLSARTDQIDIIYPLRLVTPDLQYENVQSAHILHIAELNALLLNKNGIYIGKAKLAIDSEPGSETGCVLCGECMTGCRRGSIFNAWNTVVELLPSSNMQYLGNHLVKRFVEVADGVEIFFVDLTSGTEGSMKYDVLILAAGCIDSTRIVDTSLHWTGHSYTIQDSQKYYFPVWVSRGGVRRDNKSIALAHLYIQGFDSNGNVIQSQLYPGKIIIQSILEHLFGRAGKWMSWLAKPFLNRFFVGVAYFSSHVSGKMAIRFDGADTLAVTGEYNKQSDQEFDSFIKKLIKFRRQTGFSPFSWIKLRSKLGHSQHFGGTIPMRTKPEKHESDEYGRPFGCKNVYMIDSAVLPSIPATPTTGLTMANASRIAAYILQRHS, via the coding sequence ATGAGTTTACGAGTGGCAATCGTGGGGTCGGGGCCATCAGGTTCTACGGTCGCAAAAATATTGGTTGAGGCCGGCCTTTCAGTGGACCTTTATGACGTCGGGGCCGACGCAAAGGGCGTGAAATCCACATCGGAAAAAGCTGAGAATCGCTCCGGTGGTTTAATTCCGCGCAAGGCCTTATTCGGGTCGCAGTATATGTATCGGCGGAAAGACAGCTTGCAAATCCTTACTGATACAAACGTCAGTTTTGACACCAGTCATGCCAAAGGAGGACTTAGTACAGTTTGGGGGGCAACGGTAGGCCCTACAACCGAAAAAGACATTGCTGACTGGCCTTTCGAGATTGAAACAATGACTCGCCATTTGCATTCAGTTTTCGGGAAAATGAAGTTGAGTGCCAGAACCGATCAAATTGACATTATTTACCCATTACGTCTTGTTACACCTGACCTTCAGTACGAAAATGTACAAAGCGCCCACATCTTACATATTGCTGAGCTGAATGCCTTACTTCTAAATAAAAATGGCATTTATATAGGCAAAGCAAAACTGGCGATTGATTCGGAACCTGGATCAGAAACTGGTTGTGTGTTGTGTGGTGAGTGCATGACCGGATGCCGTCGCGGATCAATCTTTAATGCATGGAACACCGTGGTCGAATTATTACCGAGTTCTAACATGCAATATTTGGGGAATCATCTGGTCAAGCGCTTCGTTGAGGTCGCTGATGGAGTAGAAATTTTTTTCGTTGATCTGACTTCTGGCACTGAAGGCTCCATGAAATATGACGTCCTTATATTGGCCGCAGGCTGCATAGATTCGACGCGCATCGTGGATACATCTCTTCATTGGACTGGACATTCTTACACTATCCAGGATAGCCAAAAATACTATTTTCCTGTATGGGTTTCTCGCGGAGGTGTGCGCAGAGATAATAAATCGATCGCTTTGGCACATCTTTATATTCAAGGCTTTGATAGCAATGGAAATGTGATTCAGAGCCAGCTCTACCCGGGGAAAATCATCATCCAATCCATACTCGAGCATTTATTTGGCCGCGCTGGAAAATGGATGAGTTGGTTGGCCAAACCATTTTTGAATCGGTTTTTTGTCGGGGTCGCTTATTTTTCTTCCCATGTCTCTGGAAAAATGGCGATTCGTTTCGACGGTGCTGATACCTTGGCGGTAACGGGTGAATACAATAAGCAGAGTGACCAAGAGTTCGATTCCTTTATAAAGAAATTAATAAAATTTCGTCGACAGACAGGATTTTCTCCATTCTCATGGATTAAATTACGGTCAAAATTAGGACATAGCCAACACTTTGGGGGGACTATTCCTATGCGCACTAAACCAGAAAAACATGAATCAGATGAGTATGGTCGGCCGTTTGGTTGTAAAAATGTATATATGATTGACTCAGCGGTGTTACCGTCAATACCCGCAACCCCAACGACTGGCTTAACCATGGCTAATGCATCAAGGATTGCCGCTTATATTTTGCAGCGGCATAGTTGA
- a CDS encoding NAD-dependent epimerase/dehydratase family protein translates to MKLLVSGAGGFTGRHFVAAARARGYDVAQLQANLGDREELMREIGEIQPQLVVHLAAIAFVGHANNNAFYDVNVVGTTNLLDALASLVQAPRRILLASSANVYGNCEHSPITEDQTPAPVNHYATSKLAMEYMARIYLPKLPLFFVRPFNYTGPGQDAAFVIPKLVAHFARKADVVELGNLNVEREFNDVRFVAEAYLQLLDKAESGAVYNVCTGNPVTLQAVIDALSRLSDHTMQIKVNPAFVRKNEIYRLCGSPEKLLATTGPLFIPSLEDTLRGMLQMQQS, encoded by the coding sequence TTGAAATTATTGGTGAGTGGTGCCGGTGGCTTTACTGGTCGCCATTTCGTCGCTGCTGCGCGTGCGCGTGGCTACGACGTTGCGCAATTGCAGGCTAATCTCGGTGACCGTGAAGAGCTCATGCGCGAGATTGGGGAGATCCAGCCCCAATTGGTCGTGCATTTAGCAGCGATTGCCTTCGTTGGTCATGCCAATAACAACGCATTCTATGACGTCAATGTGGTCGGCACGACGAATCTGCTTGATGCTCTCGCCAGTCTGGTTCAGGCTCCGCGCCGGATTTTGTTGGCCAGTAGCGCCAATGTGTACGGCAACTGTGAACATTCCCCGATCACCGAAGACCAGACTCCGGCACCGGTTAACCATTACGCCACCAGTAAGCTGGCGATGGAATACATGGCAAGAATCTACCTGCCGAAATTGCCCTTATTTTTTGTACGCCCTTTCAATTACACCGGACCGGGACAGGATGCGGCATTCGTGATTCCTAAACTTGTCGCGCATTTTGCGCGCAAGGCCGATGTCGTTGAGTTGGGTAATCTTAATGTCGAGCGTGAGTTCAATGATGTGCGTTTTGTTGCTGAGGCGTATCTTCAATTGCTTGACAAAGCAGAGAGTGGTGCGGTCTATAACGTGTGCACCGGCAATCCGGTCACTTTGCAGGCAGTGATTGATGCGCTGAGTCGTTTATCTGACCATACAATGCAAATCAAGGTTAACCCGGCTTTCGTTCGAAAGAATGAAATTTATCGGCTCTGTGGCAGCCCTGAAAAATTACTAGCCACAACGGGTCCTCTGTTCATTCCAAGTCTGGAAGACACTTTGCGCGGTATGTTGCAGATGCAACAGTCATGA
- a CDS encoding glycosyltransferase family 39 protein, with protein sequence MKFPKICFTIVPASKKNLLLIFASLFLISAIYGTTPWWGGKIWAAPFNRDAFSILIAGCFVGYLALMRLGLPPYALLLSPFALCVGMTGLAPLTSLVWIWACATLIGAGIAGFFSNTHDSTWSLRHAALGFAAIGTLISALAHFPINIPILYFSLFSALGLIAAWRLGSNEKYTPPLWPPLALEKHSLTESLMLALVLTGVSMVTVVTTLPELGYDALAFHLNISAKMLETGIWHFDVTQYIWSVMPFGADWLFVPSFFLAGEQGARLLNSSFLLATAFLCYRLLLPRTGKTLALAAPALLLTLPLSFLEVGSAFIEAPLAFFFLIALAELLAYSSKDKGRWLVLGVALGFASSIKLIGLLIVPFILIGALLRARAGKFERISMLCFVIACLAFLICASSPYLVALWKTGNPVFPLYNSLFRSADFLTGAGSDFSNPLYEKALGLKTFWDMSIQSERFGEFQSAGALGIGLLVLFPLSVLVVIVERRWWVMGALVSAVAYWILVFQHQAYLRYVFPVIPWFLVIGVWALSRLRFAAVSSFIIVMILCLVNVLRFPVAYWPLQQFALPMLWDRGAVAAFRLRSRPELIVGDAISRMGGYAGKKIVLLGVEPVYSAFPEGTVADNWHSWTFFGPSIKDVKLRTSIARVGGDIVVHSVGRGYSREAELMSITTELFRVGDLRVGQIRPEEMYLEEHILNGDFSRGGMNWQLNGAKLGDAGMQSSFRTPVRQEIQFKPFNLLAFEPVLRGVLQNITDSKVNVDPVLLEIHATCHEGGAVRATTQWKDAAGRFISEDVMTYPCAPKMSDIWHPMLKPGVAVGASVSVGSSDERLVNINKISVRTTE encoded by the coding sequence ATGAAATTTCCCAAAATTTGTTTTACGATTGTTCCTGCATCTAAAAAAAATCTCTTACTAATATTCGCATCACTATTTTTAATCTCTGCCATTTACGGCACTACCCCATGGTGGGGTGGGAAAATCTGGGCTGCCCCTTTCAACCGAGATGCTTTTTCAATTTTGATTGCAGGTTGTTTCGTGGGGTATCTGGCCTTGATGAGGTTGGGACTTCCGCCGTACGCATTACTATTGTCCCCTTTTGCCTTATGTGTGGGAATGACCGGTCTGGCTCCCTTGACCTCTCTAGTGTGGATTTGGGCTTGCGCGACTTTGATTGGTGCGGGTATAGCCGGCTTTTTTAGTAATACGCACGATTCGACATGGTCTTTGCGCCACGCAGCCCTTGGATTTGCCGCGATAGGCACCTTGATCAGCGCACTTGCCCACTTTCCAATCAACATCCCTATTTTGTATTTTTCATTGTTTTCGGCATTGGGTCTCATTGCCGCATGGCGACTTGGCTCCAACGAGAAATACACGCCCCCCTTATGGCCTCCACTGGCGCTGGAAAAACATTCTCTGACTGAAAGTCTGATGCTTGCGCTGGTTTTGACGGGCGTCAGCATGGTAACGGTGGTCACGACGTTGCCGGAGCTGGGGTACGACGCGCTGGCATTCCATTTAAACATCTCAGCAAAAATGCTGGAAACCGGGATATGGCACTTTGATGTCACGCAATACATCTGGTCGGTCATGCCGTTTGGCGCAGACTGGTTGTTCGTACCTTCTTTTTTCCTGGCCGGTGAGCAGGGTGCACGCCTGCTGAACTCCTCCTTTTTGTTGGCGACCGCGTTCCTCTGTTATCGCCTGTTGCTGCCACGGACAGGGAAGACGCTTGCCTTGGCCGCACCAGCCCTATTGCTGACTTTGCCGCTTTCATTTCTGGAGGTGGGGTCCGCATTCATTGAGGCACCCCTGGCCTTTTTTTTCCTGATTGCACTGGCCGAACTGCTTGCGTATTCATCGAAAGATAAGGGGCGGTGGTTGGTGTTGGGTGTGGCGCTGGGTTTTGCCTCTTCCATTAAATTGATCGGTCTTCTGATTGTCCCTTTTATTTTGATTGGTGCGTTGTTGCGCGCGCGTGCCGGGAAATTTGAACGAATAAGCATGTTGTGTTTTGTCATTGCTTGTTTGGCGTTCCTGATCTGTGCATCGTCGCCTTATCTGGTGGCGCTGTGGAAAACGGGTAATCCCGTTTTCCCGCTCTACAACAGTTTGTTTCGCTCTGCGGATTTTCTGACGGGAGCCGGTTCTGATTTTAGTAATCCTCTTTATGAGAAAGCGCTTGGCCTGAAAACATTTTGGGACATGAGTATTCAATCGGAACGTTTTGGAGAATTTCAGTCAGCGGGTGCGCTCGGAATTGGTTTGCTTGTGCTGTTCCCTTTGTCAGTTCTGGTGGTCATTGTCGAGCGTCGCTGGTGGGTAATGGGGGCCTTAGTTTCAGCGGTGGCTTATTGGATTTTGGTGTTTCAGCATCAGGCCTATCTGCGTTATGTATTTCCGGTCATTCCCTGGTTTTTAGTCATCGGCGTATGGGCCTTGTCCCGATTACGGTTTGCCGCAGTCAGTAGTTTTATTATCGTCATGATCCTGTGTCTGGTGAATGTCTTACGCTTCCCAGTCGCTTATTGGCCTCTGCAACAGTTTGCATTACCCATGTTGTGGGATCGTGGTGCGGTTGCCGCGTTTCGGTTGAGAAGCAGGCCGGAGCTGATTGTCGGCGATGCCATTTCTCGGATGGGGGGGTATGCCGGGAAAAAAATCGTTCTTCTGGGCGTCGAGCCGGTCTATAGTGCTTTCCCAGAGGGGACGGTGGCTGATAATTGGCATTCCTGGACGTTCTTTGGCCCATCAATCAAAGACGTCAAGCTGCGCACGTCAATTGCCCGGGTAGGTGGTGATATTGTTGTTCATTCGGTCGGGCGCGGTTATTCGCGCGAAGCTGAGTTGATGTCTATCACCACCGAGTTGTTTCGCGTGGGGGATTTGCGTGTCGGTCAGATCAGGCCAGAAGAAATGTATCTGGAAGAACATATCCTCAATGGGGATTTTTCCCGTGGTGGCATGAACTGGCAGCTCAATGGGGCAAAATTGGGCGATGCCGGAATGCAATCCTCTTTCCGCACGCCAGTACGACAGGAAATTCAATTCAAACCATTTAATCTGTTGGCATTTGAACCTGTTTTGCGTGGTGTTTTGCAAAATATTACTGACAGCAAAGTGAATGTGGATCCGGTATTGCTGGAAATTCATGCCACTTGCCATGAAGGGGGCGCTGTGCGGGCCACTACGCAGTGGAAGGATGCGGCGGGTAGATTTATTTCGGAAGATGTGATGACTTATCCCTGTGCGCCGAAGATGAGCGACATCTGGCATCCCATGCTGAAACCGGGAGTCGCTGTCGGAGCTTCGGTATCGGTAGGTTCAAGTGATGAGCGCTTAGTTAATATAAACAAGATATCGGTGCGCACTACTGAGTAA
- a CDS encoding glycosyltransferase family 1 protein, translated as MARFLNDQRLELLPLSYGFPLPMQPSPLLYGKFPPQAIVSALSGLPFAGSYELAKKMDVMHATDHMIPSLGKLPVVATIMDAIPMAHPEWVSNNFRSAKNWLWRRSAQSARHVITISEYSKQQIHRHFKIPSGKISVTPLGVDARWFVPVTTSAVAAMLERYALPDKFFLTVGTLQPRKNIARVIDAYQALAPGVRNQVALVIVGRAGWQCEELVANLERGAFGKSVRWLKHVPDEDLVTLVSAAEALIFPSLYEGFGLPVVEGFAAGTPVITSSTTALPEVAGDAALLVNPLDALDIANAMQRVLEETGLADSLREKGTLRAREHSWERTASLTFQIYERVASDR; from the coding sequence ATGGCGCGTTTTCTCAATGATCAACGGCTTGAATTGCTGCCCCTGTCCTATGGTTTTCCACTTCCGATGCAGCCATCTCCCTTGCTGTATGGGAAATTTCCGCCGCAGGCAATTGTGTCAGCCTTGTCTGGCCTGCCATTTGCAGGTTCGTATGAACTAGCAAAAAAAATGGATGTGATGCACGCGACGGATCACATGATTCCTTCGCTTGGTAAGTTGCCTGTCGTGGCTACCATCATGGATGCGATTCCAATGGCGCATCCTGAGTGGGTATCGAATAATTTCAGAAGCGCCAAGAATTGGTTATGGCGACGTTCCGCCCAATCGGCTCGACATGTGATCACGATTTCAGAGTACTCGAAGCAGCAGATTCATCGGCATTTCAAGATACCCTCGGGAAAAATTAGCGTGACTCCGCTGGGTGTGGATGCGCGTTGGTTTGTACCCGTGACGACATCCGCTGTGGCCGCTATGCTTGAGCGATACGCTTTGCCGGATAAATTTTTTTTAACGGTCGGCACCTTGCAGCCACGTAAAAATATCGCCAGGGTAATTGATGCTTATCAGGCGCTGGCGCCAGGCGTGCGCAATCAGGTCGCGCTGGTGATTGTGGGTCGCGCTGGCTGGCAGTGCGAGGAACTTGTGGCAAATCTTGAGCGGGGAGCTTTTGGCAAATCTGTGCGCTGGTTGAAACATGTGCCGGATGAGGATTTAGTGACGCTCGTCAGTGCAGCAGAGGCATTGATATTTCCCTCGCTATACGAAGGTTTCGGATTGCCGGTAGTGGAAGGATTCGCCGCCGGAACGCCTGTCATTACCTCGTCCACGACGGCGTTGCCGGAAGTGGCTGGAGACGCAGCGTTGTTGGTCAATCCGCTTGATGCGCTGGACATTGCCAATGCGATGCAGCGTGTGCTGGAAGAAACTGGCCTGGCTGATTCTTTAAGAGAAAAGGGAACGCTGCGCGCGCGCGAGCATTCCTGGGAGCGGACAGCTAGTCTCACTTTTCAGATCTATGAGCGTGTTGCGAGCGATCGCTGA
- the gmd gene encoding GDP-mannose 4,6-dehydratase — MKIPVALVTGISGQDGAYLAELLLGKGYQVYGAYRRTSSVNFWRIEELGIASHPNLHLVEYDLTDLGSTISLVQKIGPDEIYNLAAQSFVGVSFEQPTTTAQITGIGALNLLEAVRLVNPKIRFYQASTSEMFGKVQAVPQVEDTPFYPRSPYGVAKLYAHWMTVNYRESYGIFGASGILFNHESPLRGREFVTRKITDSVAKIKLGKLDCVELGNIDAKRDWGFAKDYVEGMWRILQADEPDTFILATNRTETVRDFVEMAFKAANITLEFKGEAESETAIDVATGKTVMRINPKFYRPAEVELLIGNPAKAKAILGWTPTTTLEQLCQMMVQADLRRNTQGFSF; from the coding sequence ATGAAAATCCCAGTCGCATTGGTAACAGGAATTTCCGGGCAAGATGGCGCCTATTTGGCGGAGTTGCTTCTCGGTAAGGGATATCAGGTCTATGGCGCATACCGCCGTACCAGTTCCGTCAATTTTTGGCGGATTGAGGAACTTGGTATTGCTTCTCATCCTAATTTGCATTTGGTGGAATATGATCTGACCGACCTGGGGTCGACGATTTCATTAGTGCAGAAAATAGGTCCTGACGAAATTTATAATCTGGCCGCGCAAAGCTTTGTCGGAGTCAGTTTCGAACAGCCGACCACGACAGCGCAGATCACAGGCATCGGCGCACTTAATTTATTGGAGGCGGTGCGTCTCGTCAATCCAAAAATTCGTTTCTATCAGGCATCTACTTCAGAGATGTTTGGCAAGGTGCAAGCTGTACCGCAGGTGGAAGATACGCCGTTCTATCCGCGCAGCCCGTACGGTGTGGCCAAGCTCTACGCACACTGGATGACGGTCAATTATCGCGAAAGCTATGGCATTTTCGGTGCGAGCGGGATCTTGTTCAACCATGAAAGTCCGCTACGTGGACGAGAGTTCGTGACTCGCAAGATCACTGATTCGGTCGCTAAAATCAAACTCGGCAAGCTCGATTGCGTGGAGCTGGGCAATATCGACGCCAAGCGCGACTGGGGTTTCGCTAAAGATTATGTGGAAGGCATGTGGCGCATTTTGCAGGCGGATGAACCAGATACGTTTATTTTGGCGACTAACCGTACCGAAACGGTCAGGGACTTCGTCGAAATGGCGTTCAAGGCCGCAAACATTACACTCGAATTCAAGGGCGAGGCAGAATCGGAAACAGCGATCGATGTCGCTACTGGCAAGACCGTGATGCGCATCAATCCAAAATTTTATCGGCCCGCCGAAGTTGAGTTGCTGATAGGCAATCCCGCTAAAGCCAAAGCAATTCTGGGATGGACTCCGACCACTACGCTGGAGCAGTTGTGCCAGATGATGGTACAGGCCGATCTGCGCCGCAATACCCAAGGTTTTTCGTTTTGA
- a CDS encoding glycosyltransferase, which produces MSKEASIHKILLKKLAKHCVGSVMAYLESRPVLRLRLIGIARKMGIVNRLRKFNEHLPSSTACDVLPLRLQLMTSYPLWSAQFDTPDATSLRRLEDHPHVDSRVFIIARFDAVSQHYAAAFAVRLVASIGQSWQALFIFDPHCDAEKSMQAVADASVGDRRISYYQHQVQPEEDLQECLQVGAGAECSILIQGGALPRAHALRIFADALRDAPDSLMAYSDEDELSEGQPARNPWFKPGFSALLASQGVLLGRMLAIRCDAPEAQSVIAQFAAANVPAAVVRNYAMELGFNRTLHIPHVLFHDALADSQQVTVSWPLPETLPVVTIVIPTRDRWDLLGPCLESIRATDWPEGGIEILVVDNGSTDAKTLKKMAEAEASGYIRVIRDTMSFNWSRLNNVAARESRGALLVFLNNDTEVLDPAWLKKMATHALRPEIGAVGCKLLYPDRTVQHGGVIAGIQGVAGHAHVFLSANDGGYHNLANITHEVTAVTGACLAVTRENFALVGGFDENFRVAFNDIVFCFSLHLLGKQNIYVADALLIHHESKSRGYDDTPEKVALLRSEARKAWARYPQLMRDDPFYSPNLSLLQAYDLSFAPRRRAFWDDAAARPRRVLLLSATHAKGDSVAIVADLQAKALLKSGYEVIVGGPRSDNDYLYAGCERVEVQDPLSAATLAAIRAVDLIIASTPPFFSVTRWTGAYPPVLAYDQGDPDPDWFSDAPRRGAVLAEKDLALLMATSVMATSEGGDDATNTLHAIFPVGNSHLRQWNEAAVTRRQRVRTERGWTTQHVILNVCGLQVEERVCHGVDMYADVRDAMTVANAEFSNNSIFVLSGKATPKDVRELTRRGLTVVANATEDEVFDLYCAADAYANFSRWEGYNQGIGQALAMSLPVIASDIPAHRAWGAVVVDNADSGAQELFLALVAANGRLPTIVSGDASLTQFSDEVRLLCDGFQRNFPLCSNALDVPNISQG; this is translated from the coding sequence ATGAGCAAAGAGGCGTCAATTCATAAAATACTCCTAAAAAAACTGGCCAAACATTGCGTTGGTTCGGTCATGGCGTATCTGGAGTCGCGGCCTGTGCTTCGCCTGAGATTAATTGGCATTGCCAGAAAAATGGGTATTGTGAACCGCCTACGCAAGTTCAATGAACATTTACCCTCGTCCACTGCTTGTGATGTGTTGCCTTTGCGTTTGCAACTGATGACGTCGTATCCGCTGTGGTCGGCCCAGTTTGATACCCCGGATGCGACAAGCCTGCGGCGCTTGGAAGACCATCCTCATGTGGATTCGCGCGTTTTTATCATTGCTCGGTTTGATGCAGTTTCTCAGCATTATGCGGCAGCGTTTGCAGTGCGACTGGTGGCCAGTATCGGGCAGTCGTGGCAGGCACTATTTATATTTGATCCGCATTGCGATGCGGAAAAATCCATGCAGGCCGTTGCTGATGCTTCAGTGGGTGATCGGCGTATTTCGTATTATCAACATCAAGTGCAGCCAGAGGAGGATTTGCAGGAATGTCTGCAAGTTGGTGCCGGTGCTGAATGTTCAATACTGATTCAGGGTGGTGCGTTGCCGCGCGCGCATGCTTTGCGAATTTTCGCTGATGCCTTGCGGGATGCACCCGATTCACTAATGGCTTACTCAGACGAAGATGAATTGAGCGAGGGTCAGCCTGCACGCAATCCCTGGTTTAAACCCGGGTTTTCTGCTTTGCTTGCCAGCCAGGGCGTATTGTTGGGCCGCATGTTGGCCATTCGATGTGATGCCCCGGAGGCTCAATCCGTCATAGCGCAATTCGCAGCAGCCAATGTCCCAGCGGCTGTCGTGCGGAATTATGCAATGGAGCTGGGCTTTAACCGGACGCTGCACATTCCGCATGTCCTGTTCCATGATGCATTGGCTGATTCCCAGCAGGTGACGGTAAGCTGGCCGCTTCCGGAAACTTTGCCGGTGGTAACAATCGTGATTCCTACGCGTGATCGATGGGACCTACTGGGTCCTTGTCTGGAAAGCATCAGAGCTACCGACTGGCCGGAGGGGGGCATCGAGATTCTGGTTGTCGATAATGGCTCCACCGATGCGAAGACCTTGAAAAAGATGGCTGAAGCAGAGGCGTCGGGCTACATCAGGGTAATCCGTGACACGATGAGCTTCAATTGGTCTCGGTTAAATAATGTGGCGGCCCGCGAGTCGCGTGGGGCATTGCTGGTATTTTTGAATAATGATACCGAGGTGCTGGATCCTGCATGGCTGAAAAAAATGGCTACCCATGCTCTGCGTCCTGAGATCGGTGCGGTGGGTTGCAAATTACTGTACCCCGATCGCACAGTTCAGCATGGCGGCGTGATTGCCGGTATTCAAGGGGTGGCCGGACATGCGCATGTTTTTTTGTCTGCGAATGATGGTGGGTATCACAACCTGGCCAATATTACACACGAGGTGACGGCGGTAACAGGTGCTTGTCTGGCCGTGACGCGAGAGAATTTTGCACTGGTCGGCGGCTTTGATGAAAATTTCCGGGTGGCCTTCAACGACATCGTTTTTTGCTTTTCGCTACATTTGCTAGGCAAACAAAATATCTATGTTGCCGATGCTCTGCTGATTCATCATGAAAGTAAATCCCGTGGCTATGACGATACGCCCGAAAAAGTGGCGCTCTTACGATCTGAAGCCCGTAAGGCCTGGGCTCGTTATCCGCAATTGATGCGGGACGATCCGTTTTATTCTCCGAATCTTTCTTTGCTACAGGCCTATGACCTCAGCTTTGCTCCGCGACGAAGGGCCTTCTGGGACGATGCTGCGGCACGGCCACGGCGTGTGCTGCTGCTTTCTGCAACGCATGCTAAGGGTGATAGCGTTGCTATCGTGGCGGATTTGCAGGCAAAGGCTTTGCTCAAGAGTGGGTATGAAGTGATTGTGGGAGGCCCAAGATCGGACAACGACTATCTATATGCTGGCTGTGAGCGAGTGGAAGTGCAGGATCCTCTTTCCGCTGCAACTCTGGCGGCAATTCGCGCGGTTGATTTGATTATTGCCAGTACGCCACCGTTTTTCAGCGTTACCCGCTGGACCGGTGCTTATCCTCCCGTGCTGGCTTATGATCAAGGTGATCCTGACCCTGACTGGTTTTCAGATGCGCCGCGAAGAGGAGCCGTGCTGGCAGAGAAAGACTTGGCTTTACTGATGGCGACGTCCGTTATGGCCACTTCTGAGGGAGGGGACGACGCAACTAACACCTTGCACGCGATATTTCCCGTCGGCAATAGTCATCTTCGGCAATGGAATGAGGCGGCCGTGACGCGTCGGCAACGCGTGCGAACCGAACGCGGGTGGACTACTCAACATGTGATTCTCAATGTGTGCGGGTTGCAAGTAGAGGAGCGCGTTTGCCATGGTGTAGATATGTACGCCGATGTTCGCGATGCAATGACGGTGGCGAATGCAGAATTTTCTAACAATAGTATTTTTGTCTTGTCCGGAAAAGCGACGCCAAAGGATGTGCGGGAGCTGACCCGGCGTGGACTAACGGTAGTGGCAAATGCCACTGAGGATGAAGTTTTCGATCTGTATTGTGCGGCCGATGCCTATGCTAATTTCTCCCGATGGGAGGGTTATAACCAAGGTATTGGTCAGGCATTGGCGATGTCTTTACCTGTTATTGCCTCGGATATTCCAGCGCATCGGGCATGGGGCGCGGTGGTTGTTGACAATGCTGATTCTGGCGCCCAAGAACTTTTCCTCGCCTTGGTGGCGGCAAACGGTCGATTGCCAACAATCGTGAGTGGGGACGCTTCATTGACGCAGTTCTCGGACGAAGTAAGGTTACTTTGTGATGGATTTCAGCGCAATTTTCCTCTTTGCAGCAATGCGTTAGATGTGCCAAATATCAGTCAGGGCTGA